Within Citrus sinensis cultivar Valencia sweet orange chromosome 1, DVS_A1.0, whole genome shotgun sequence, the genomic segment TGAAGATGAATGAGTATCAGTAGTAATAAGACGATTAATGTATACCCCGAAGAAGGATGAAAGCATTCAATGACATAACATCTTCAAAACACGGTGCACGGTCAACCAACGGGTATGTGATCTTATCATTGATAGCGAAAGCAGCGAGAACATAGTATCCAAGACCATGGTAGATAAATTGCAATTACCAACTCAACCACACCCAACTCCATACCGCATTGGGTGGATTAAAGATGTCGGCGAGACAAAGGTGACCGAACAATGTCGTGTTCCTTTCTCTATTGGTAAGTATAAAGACAAGGTAATGTATGATGTTGTTAATATGGATGCTTGTCATATGTTGTTTGGTCGTCCTTGgcaatttgatttaaatataGTGCATAATGGCAAAAATAACACTTATACATTTTATAAAGACAACATGAAGTTTATTCTTGCCCCAATAAAGCAGTCTAACACTCCAACATGCTCAAAGACTAGGAACAACCTTCTTTTGGTGCTCTTATCTCACAAAGCGTACCAGACTCAATCCAAACTTTATTGGCAGAATTCACTGATGTTGTTCCCGATGAATTACCAATCGGATTACCTCCACTTAGAGATATCCAACACCACATTGATCTTATTCTTGGAGCAAGCTTACCATACTTACCACACTACCACATGAGCCCTAAAGAATATGAGATTCTGCATGAGCAAGTTGAAGATCTTCTCAAGAAAGGTCTGGTTCGAGAAAGTATGAGCCCTGTAGCTGTACCCACACTCCTAACTCCAAAGAAAGATGGAAGCTGGAGGATGTGCATAGATAGTCAAGCCATCAACAAGATTACGATACAATATCGTTTTCCTATTCCTCGATTAGATGACATGCTTGACAGATTAGGAgggtcaaaattattttctaagatttttttaGTGGAGTGGGTACCATCAAATTCGGATTTGCCCTGGTGATGAGTggaaaacaatatttaaaacttatgAGGGTATGTACGAGTGACTAGTTATGCCCTTTGGTCTATCGAATGCTCCAAGCACTTTTATGAGGTTAATGAATTAGGTATTTCAACCTTTCATTGGaaaatttgttgttgtttattttgatgacATCTTAATTTACAGCCATAGCGAGGAAGATCATATTTAACATTTGAAAGAAGTATTTGAGATGTTATGAAAGAACAAGTTGTATGCCAATCTTAAAAACTGTAGCTTTATGAAAgacaacttaatttttttgggcttTCTTGTAAGTTCAGACGGAATTAAAGTCGATCAAGAAAATGCGAAAGCTTTTCGAGAATGGCCGACACCGAAGATAATTTCAGATGTTCGAAGTTTTCATGGCCTCGCAACCTTTTACAGACGATTTGTGAAGGACTACAGCACCATAGCTACACTACTTACAACCTGtttgaagtaaaaataatttgtttggaCAAAAATAGCAGAACAAAGCTTTACGGTCTTGAAGGAGAAGCTTACAAATGCACCTGTGCTTACACTTCCTGACTCTAACAATATTTTTGAAGTCGATTGTGATGCTTTTGGAGTGGGAATTGGAGCTGTTCTATCTTAAGAAATGAAGCCAATTGCTTTTTTCAGTGTGAAGCTCAGCGAAGCCAGAAAGAAATGGTCAACATATGAACAAGAATTATATGCAATTGTTCGCACTTTGCAAGAATGGGAGCcatatctaattaaaaaagaattcatcATAAACACAGATCATCAAGCTCTCAAGTATCTCAACAGTTCTTCTAAAGCCAATCGAATGCATGCGAGATGAATTGCCTACATTTAAAAGTTCACTTTCACTCTCAAACACAAGTCAAGCCAATTGAACAAAGTCGCTGATGCACTAAGTTCTCAAGTTATGTTATTGACTAGTGtttataatgaaataattggttttgattatttgaaaaatttgtaTGCAGATGACGAGGATTTTCATGAAGAATGGCAAAAGTGCACTAGCAGAGTTGCAAGTAAACACCAATTACATGatggatttttatttctttgaagATCGTCTATGTATTCCACAAGGATCACTAAGAGAACACATCATTCAAGAGCTACACATTGGAGGTTTATGAGATCATATGGGACGTGACAAAACCATTTCATTGGTAGAAGCTCGATATTTCTGGCCTCATCTCAAACGTGATATTGAGAAATTTGTCAAATGTTGTTATACATGCTAGACTGTAAAAGGACAAGCTCAGAATATTGGGTTATACATGCCACTTCCTATTCCAAATGCACATTGGGAAGACTTGTCcatggattttattttaggattaCCATGAACACATGAAGGTTCAGATTCTATCTTTGTTGTGGTAgatcatttttctaaaatggCTCATTTTATTCCATACATGAAAACTTCAGATGCTACCTACATTGCACAACTATTCTTTCGAGAAATTGTTTGTCTACATGAATCACCAAAGATAATAGTTTCTGATCGAGATAACAAATTTCTGAGTTATTTTTGGCGTACTTTATGGAAAAGACTTGATACAACTTTATAATTTAGTAACACTTGTCATCCACAAACAGATAGGCAGACTGAATTCACTAATCGCACACTAGGTAATATCTTGCGATGCTTGGTTAAAGAAAACCCAAGACAATGGGAGAATGGTTTACCATAAGCTCAATTTACTTACAATAATGTGCCTAATCGTTCTAGTAGTAAATCTCCATTTGAAGTTTTTTATATTCGTCCTCCATTGCACACTTTAGACTTGGTTCCTTTTACCAAAGCTTCATGGAATAAGTGTCATTGCTGATCATTTAATCGATAAAGTGATCGATGTACATGGAGAGGTAAAAAAGAAGTTAGAAGAATCTACCGCAAAATACAAGGCCATTGCTGACAAGCACAGAAGATTCAAGTCATATAAAGTGGGTGATTATGTCATGGTACATCTGTGCAAAGAACGAGTTCCCGCAGGAGAATACAGTAAGCTCAAGCAGAAGAAAATTGGTCACTTTCGCATCctttaaaagattaatgatAATGCCTATATCATCGATCTCCTTGAACACTATGCCATTTCTAACACTTTCAATGTTCAAGATTTGTAAGAGTATCATGGTCCAGAACAAATTCCTTGACTAACTCGAGGATGAGTTGTCTTTAAGAGAGGGAGAAATTGATACAACATAAGACATGAGGGCCCAAATAGTGAATTACAGTTGGTGTGATGAGTGTTATTAGTGGATTACAATTGGTGTGTTTTATTGAGTGTTATTAGTGGATTACAGCTGATGTCTTTTATTGAGTGGAATGCAGTAGATGGAGTTGAGTATGAGTACTATAAATATGTGCTAAATCCATTGTAAAAATCATCTAatctttaatcaaaatttgagttttctcgttttaaattctaattcaGAATTTGTTATACCTTTTTCTCTTCGTGAGAACGCAAATTAGACCGACATCTAGCAAACCGTTGCGTCAAAGAAGCAAACACACTCACAAAGTTTTGAATTCATAACACTCTAGTCCATAGGTATAGAGTTGTATGAAggatttcaattatttgtttcaataATGACTTTATTGGAGAGTTGAAATTTGaggaaaaatgttgaaaatgtatttttcaaaataaaaaccattAAACCTGCACTGCTTTGAACAAAACTATGAATGGCAGATTAAAAACGATTGACTAATATAAATGGATTTCGCTCTAAGTTCTTTTTTAATCCCAGAGTAATAGCTCAATAGACAACAATGTCAGTTTTTTGTTTCTGAAAACATTCAATGTGAGttttagattatgaaaatattcatCCTATAGACAAGATAAacaatgattaaaaataaaaagaaaaaagttatcAGCGAAGATATATTATGCACACTCTCTATGATAAAATACTCCAAGAAGATTCACACTAAGATCAAACAATGCCCAGTGctagggaaaaaataaaagaaaaaaattgaagtccAAAAAGACTATAATACTCTCTCAGCCCTCGGCAACATCTTCATATAGAATTTGAGTGAACAGAATTTAGATACAAGAACCCCCTATGGTATCTTCAAGTTCTATTTTCAGCTACATGGCTAGAAGTGATCAATATTATTGTGAAACACAAATTTACTCTCTCTGCTTCAAATGTACAAGACAAGATTTACCTTCATCTCTTTGCTAACTGGAAAGATTTCTTCAGAAACTGATTTGCAGTTCGGTCGTTCATGTGACACAACACCCTCAGTGTAGTGCTAGGATCTGCTCTGTTCCACCTTCATGTTGTTGGTGGCATTGGTAACTTTTGACATGTTCCTCCaactctgataccacttgtttcacagaaaagaattatgaaatcttctattagtttttcaatttgttgcCCCATCAAACCTATCACCCCTTCAATGGTCTCAGCCTCGCGATCCATCACATCTTCGACTATCAGTCCTATGCAGAAGACCCTCTTCAAGCTGTCAAAATCCTCCTTAATCATTTGATGATCGGAACGATAAAAGAATGGGGAGCTTCCCCTAGCAAGCAAAACCATAAGGAATGCTTTGAAAGATGCCTTCATAACTTCTTTTATAGCTAAAGCCTGAGCTTTATCCGTAAGAATGGCATTCAAAAGAATGAGGTTATGTCTAAGAGTTCGCAATGTAGGCCTGACTCTTGCATTTGCAACATCACCGACTTAAAAGACTTTTATACAATATGAAGTTTGAATCAAGAAAGATTAGACGGTAGGCAGCAACTTCTGATACATGTTGGCAGGCAAATTGAATGGCATTTGTTGCATGCTCAAAATAGAAATTGGAATTAGTATGACGCCGTTAAACCTAGCGGTCGGTGACCCAGACTCGGTACCACAGCCTCCTCCTTCTCCCTCGTCACCACCaccgttattattattattgtcatgTGAGGAATAAAAGGTTATAGCATTGTGTCCACCAAACCCTGGAGAAGACCTGCATGAAGTGAAAAAGACCTCGTAAGCGGTCTCACGGATGTCATCAGAATCAATCCCTTTAAGCTTTTGCCAAAGGGCCAGGCGAGGTCATTGAATTAACACAACGATTTATTTTATCTCCTTGAAGGAGTGAAAGTTGAATATCCTAATAGGTAATTTATTTcggtaaaataatttaaaagaaatatgtgaCCATCAAAATATCGACAAAAGTTCATATATGATTTTCTTGCTTTTATATGCATAtgaggagaaaatcatcaagattatatataaagaaaacatGTGGCATGTGTAGATATTTTATAGCTCATTTATGCTCCTGCAGTAGCAAATTGAGATTGTTATCGTGTATATTGAAGCCATTGTTTCTCTTTATATATGAACAAAATATTAAGTTTTTGATGTAAATAACTAATCTCATCTAACTGatgatatattttcatttcttaaagCAAATATTTCTTTGATAATTGTGAGATTAGTGCTAGATATGCCATGACTAAAGCTATCAACATTACAATAATCACCATTTAAGCATTAATGATTGCAATATATAGATTGCACTAGCCGAAGTggaacaatttaaaaattgaaataatttgtgaTGAATTAGAAGTTCAATAGGtctagaaattgaaaaataattcacaaaaagAATATGATTGAGGGTTGATATATATGATGTCCCTGAAGGAAGAAATGGtgagagaaataaatatatgaacGCCTGAAGCATGTGATAGATCCAttgattcaaaaatttaattcctAGGAGGTTAAAGTGAAATAATTTGGTGCTTCTAAAGAGATCATGTTTGCATATGtagcaaaatattttacctagattaaattattgaatatatGGTCCCTAAGAAGACATAATGTATCAACTAGTAAATGAATTCCAAAAACACTTGAAAAGGTCGATAATAAAGAGATTCAACTTGCCCTATAAAAGTCAATCATGCATATTAAGAAAGAGCGATCTTTAGCCTTTGTAAAGGCATATATATTAGAAGGTTTGAAAGATCTCAATTGGGCACGTatattgaaaatgagaaatatttaattaatgttggTAAGTAGGGTTGATTTGGGAATGTTGTAgcctttaaaataattattgttagttgtgttgtaaaaataatcaactatgaagataattaattaagcgtttggtaaattttattttcagaagtACTATGAGTTTTGAAAGCAGTTATAtgtgtttaataaaattttactgttaaactgctgtgagaaaataaatgactaaaatgtacataatgcataatatattttacttaCACACAAAAACATGtacatacaatatttttaattgtgtgttataataattttagctaaaaataaaatttttactatattgattttatttctttttttgtttaatcttaaaacaattgataattaaaaaatcaattacagtttcattaaaataacatCAATCAAAGTATAATGAGGTACtccaataaataaacataaaaaaaagtaatgagctacaaaaaaagaaaaaagaaagcaaacaatagaagaagaaatagggtaaaaaagaatatatgaattataataaaaaattactaaattattgattttgtttctaatttgaataaggataattttgggtttatataataattgtaaggatatttatgaaattatattaaaagataaaattgattttcaaaatcagaatctaaAAGATACTATTTTCCTACCTTTAAAATCAACTATACGGGGAAAGGgctaattttgacaaaaatgattttgatttttttttaccaaacactaaaattatttttaaaatttttaaaatcacttttaagccTCCTAAAAACAATACCAAATGGGCCTTTAgtataagagaaaaaattgaaattgacataagatttttgtgaaaaaaattggttataataaaaatttttggatcacaaataaaaaaatatgaagattatcaaattatatgattggccaaaattataaaagatttgAACTTATAGTCCATACGCTAGAGGACATACAATTGATTAGTAAATTTTGAGGGATTTTTGACTTGTAGTCCTTATGTCCGAAGtcgtaaaatttattaataaaatataaacttgaACTATAGTGTGTCCAAagtaaattgaaaattctatGTACTTATTCTTGAAGGATAAAATGCTTGAAACAAATACCTGAATTACTAAATCAAAAAGCTTGCATCTTATATATTCTTGACAATTCTATAATCATACTTATGTATATTATAACAATCTAGActtatacaatataatattttgagtgaaaatttattataagtggATATGTCATTATCCACTCTACtatgtgattttattaaatattaaatttgtaatctttgcaAAATGTATTGATGATCTCATCATGAAAAGACTCCTAAAGAGCTTATGAACCTATttcttacaaaaataaaatttaaggtgAAGATCttgaaatgaaagaacttctttcaatttatggattgaaatttatcaagtgaaatactaatattataaaaaatatttatattaaaaaattgttctattttaaaatataatatatatgttttggTTCTGAATTACCATATTTCGTTCCAACTTGCGCATATAAAGGCAATGGAAAAATTGTATCattgcaaaataattttttttttcagcataaatttgaaaatgtcaaaatagtGTGAAAATTATATCATTCTTTTTCCTTAATATGAATGTTAAAGCTTGGTTTTATTTGAGAAGATTAACAAAATTACGAAGATATATGCATGGCGatattcttcaaattcaaGATGATGATATCtccaatttattaaatgttttcaaacttTCAAAGAATGGTGTTGATCTTGCACATTGTTTCACCAAATTGTTGttaattataacaaattatGATTGATCTTTAAAGCACCCATGTCATTTTGAGAGGGAACGTATTTAAAAAGGAGAGTTATTAATGTGGAGAACTATATACACGCACTGTACTCTTTTTCCTTCACTAAGCTTTTGTcctatcaaaattttctagTAAGGTTTGAATGAGGTAGTTCGAACTTGCATAAgatataaatgaataatgtactctttttctttaattaatcttttttctaACAAGTTCTTATTAGGATTTTAACAAggtatattttttgtaaaatgaaCAATCACGAGAAAgtgttattaaataattataatgatatGAGTGTTCATCAAAGTAACTCTTTATCTCTGTACTAAACAACTCTTCAATACTTATGACTCCAATATCTCATAAGAAGTTATgactaattatatatttatttattaatcatttatttCACTTGTATAGTTATAAGACTATAAAATGAGAGCCCATCTCTTTGTTAGTATAcacttgaaatttaataaaatttctctctAAACGTCATATCtcttatttgctttttctctttctctttctcttactatattattttgctcctaattgataaataattcacattattattattgttattaatgatGATAATATGACGTTgatgttgttgttattttgagaaatggaaaaaagaaaaaaaattaaaaaagagttGATGGAAGAAAGTAGTTTAGACTCTTGACAAAGTACAAACTACAAAGTACAAACTTATCTAAACTAATTGcttaacaaattaaacaagtCCAAGAAATTCAATGGGCTTCTAAAAGAAATGGGCCACCCAAACTGGGTCCATAAAAATTCTCCATATTAAGAGAGACATAGAAACGACTCTCTGTTCTTTcatcaataatataaatatataattaatagatCTAtcagggggaaaaaaatataattaatagaaacaaagaagagagagatatGGCAACAAGTGAGGAGGCAAGCGCGACGGCGGCGGCGGAGGTGCCGCCGCAATCACAGCCGCACAAGCTCGAGAGAAAATGGACGTTTTGGTTCGACAACATATCAAAGCCCAAACAGGGCGCCGCGTGGGGCTCCTCCATGCGCAAAGTCTACACCTTCGACACTGTCGAAGAATTTTGGTGGTACGCTACTAACACACATACCCTCGATATGGCTctgttatatgttattttcaactgggtttgtttctttctgctttaatatcttttttctGATCAATATTTGTAAATGtttggattttcttttctttgtgttGTTAGGTTTATTGATCTAATTAATGAGATGGGTTTGCATTGAATTAACTGAGCTTTATGATTGATTCTTCTCGCTTGGttgataagaaatttaaagcaaAGTAATGTGAACTTTTGAATCCTGGAGAATCTTGTGTCTGGAGATCtagtgaaattttattaacatctTTATAATAGTTATTATTGTGCTCTTCATGAATTTGTTTGATCCAGCTTTAGACACAcatttgttttagtttttttttttttttgttttaacccAAATCAATTGGTTTTGATATTAGTTAGATCATATACGttttccaaaaaagaaataggtAGTTGAGTTTGATtcattttaatgtttaatctGGTTATATGTTCTTGATCatttggttgatttttttcccttttcagTTTGTATGAACAGATATTCAAGCCAAGCCGGTTGCCAATGAATGCGGATTTCCATTTGTTCAAAACTGGGATAGAACCAAAGTGGGAAGATCCTGAGTGTGCGAATGGAGGAAAGTGGTCGGTCACTAGCAACAGGAAGGCTAACCTTGATACCATGTGGCTTGAAACAGTATAGTTCTTACATGCTCGCTTGATTTCTGTTTGTagaagttttgatttgaaaaCATGTGGGCAGTTGGTTTTTGTTGCTTATGGATTCCATAGCATTTTTGGCAATCAATTCAACTGTTGTTTGTTGTGCAGATGATGGCCCTGATTGGAGAGCAATTTGATGAGGCGGATGAGATTTGTGGGGTTGTTGCTAGTGTACGCCAGAGGCAGGACAAACTTGCCTTATGGACCAAGACAGCAGCAAATGAAGCTGCTCAGGTATGATTTCTTTCTATATTGGCACttaatattcctttttttctttttattgaatgtgATTCATTTACAGTTCTGTGGAttcataaatcatatttttagcCCCTCGAAGTATGCATTAATTGTTATCTGTtctgatttgtttttatatacTGTACTACAATCTCTTTTCAGTGCTTGAGCTTAGGtgtcaattttaaaatattctccGCTTTTTGCTTAACTGAACCAAGTTTTCGATTTTGGAACAAATTTTAAGCCTCATGGATGCAAAAATTCTGAAAGAGTTCACCATCTGATTAGCTACTGTTTAAGTTATGAATAGGATAACCATGGAGTTTTCATTGTAGATTTACAACATACTGAAGATGCAATGACACACCAATATTTGGAGCTTTACATGCAATGTAACAAGGAGAAGAATGCATTAGAGGAAGTTGAGAAGGGATACTTTCTAGGtggagagaaaataaaacataatattaagtTCTTTCTATGATTCAATGCCAAATAAAACTTAGGTCATGGGTAAATTCCTTATCCTCACTATTTCTGAAATTCTCTATTCCTAGCTCAAGGCAAGATAGTTCTCATTTGTTCTTTCTACTGCCTGTTCTAAATTAAGTTGCCTAGATGGCTGCCCAACATTTGAAGGCCCagattactttttttttttttttggtacataatactcaaattataaaagtaaaacctcctataaaatcctACAATATATTGGAGGTTAATATTTTCCAACTCTCAAG encodes:
- the LOC102610440 gene encoding eukaryotic translation initiation factor, giving the protein MATSEEASATAAAEVPPQSQPHKLERKWTFWFDNISKPKQGAAWGSSMRKVYTFDTVEEFWCLYEQIFKPSRLPMNADFHLFKTGIEPKWEDPECANGGKWSVTSNRKANLDTMWLETMMALIGEQFDEADEICGVVASVRQRQDKLALWTKTAANEAAQMGIGKKWKEILDLTDRITYSFHDDSRRDRSVKSRYSV